Genomic window (Numenius arquata chromosome 20, bNumArq3.hap1.1, whole genome shotgun sequence):
AAACTACATAAAAAATTGtcttaaaagcttttcatttaaagttaGTAACCTTAAAGGTACTTCTGATGATGTCAGGGAGAAGTGTTACATGCTCTGTTTAAAAGTAATCTGTATAAGTCTGTCATGAAGACCAACTTTCAGGAACAGTAATAGCAAACTACATTCAGTGATATGACTCCTTAGATTATACATTTTgtataactttttaaaacttttttcttcatattatcATTCGAGAAAGTGTTTTAGAGACTGTGAATCCTGGCTGTTCTTTTGGTTTTCCATTGTCTATTTTGATTGTAGAATCCAGAAGGCAACACGTTTTTGTTCACCTATCTGTGAAGTACTTTCACATGCAGGTGGCATACCCTAAAATCGTTATAATACACATGGTCAGCAGTTGCACTAAAAAACTCAGAGGTTTGTTGATGAAAAAGTTTTACCATCAAAACAATAGTGTAAGATAACTGAAGTGGTCTGAAACACCTTTGAATAAAACCCTTCAAGTGCTTCCGAGTTTTGTTCTTGTCCTTCAGGTTTAAAGTTAAAGTGTATATCTTCTTGATAAAGGTTTAGTGtcttcctcccccccgcccccccttacAGAACATGTGAGTACTCCCTTTCTTTTTTGCACCTTGCATTTAAAGatgtttaatttgtattttatgaaAGCACATGAATCGGTTAGCATATAAGCAAAATTAGGATAAGCAGTTTGGTCACTGTAGCAGCTTCTCTCATCCTCAAGATCTCCAAAGTATTCTCAAGCAGGTTCTGTACAGCATTACCAGTTTTCCCATCAGTAATTTGAAGTAGGAAAGTAGCAATAAGAAAAGTAATATCACTGCTGATAATAACTCTTCTGTATTTCTTACAGTAAGGCCTTTCCTAATAGCAGCCTTACTAATGAAAAATTATGCTTCTAGTCATACAGGTTTCTAAGATcacatttttctgatttctttctacTTGGAGCCTCTCTTTGTACTAGAGGAGTTCTCAAGGTCATCATTGTCTTGCTGTGTTGTTTCTCATGCATATTTTATTGGAATGCACAGCTCAAAAGCTGTGGAGTTTGAGTATCTGCAATATTTAACACTTAAAATTACCGCTGTTAGGAACTTCTACAATTTAAATAAAGATGTAATACGTTCCAGAGATGCCATCTAGTGGCGTAGCGAAGTCTACGCGGCTGTGGCTGCATACTGCCGGGAGCTGTGGCAGAGGAGGCTTGCTGCACGAATTTGTTATTATATTAGAATAACATAGTAAcacttattttgttttcaaataaatttaaactaCTCAGTTCCAGAAGGAAGACACTGGCAGGATCCATAGAATAAACACCAGGTATTTTACCTCCCAGATTTCTGTAACTGTATAAGGAAAACtagttattttcttaatattttgaaaaactaGCTTAAATTTACATAGACCACTAGTAACTGGGGGGGATGTCCAATCCAACAAAAAGCCCTCCAAGCTTCAACGGATTTTGTCTGCCTCTGGTGGCAGCTTTAAGGATTCTGAACTAACAAGAAATATCAGAAAGGCACTGTTACTTGTGCTTTAAAGTGTCAGGAATTACTTTagagtttggtttttgttttggggtttttttgcatacaaAGTAATTAAATTACTAAGCTTAAGCTAGATTTAATcaaactcttttctcttttcactaGTGATAAGATTGCTGTAGTTAGGCCCTGTTTGTGTTACCAACAACGTGCAGCAACTCATTGCACGTGTAACTACCAAGTCGATGTGACCACTTCATGTGTTTACACAAATCAGAATAAAACCTCCTTCTCTTTGCAACATTACACAaggtcaaaaagaaaaacatttaaccTAATTGAACAGATGTATGCAAATAAATCTTAACTAAAGTAGCATTGTTTTCACTCTATATGTGTATGTGCTTACAGGGTTCAATTATTTTGCAGACTGGAATCGATATGGATTACTCAAGACCTGTGTTCATTGTACTGGGATTTGATCACAGGCTGGTTTCCTCTGGTAAGCTGAACTTAATTATTTTGAGAACAAAGCAGCTACGGCACAATAGGACCTTACATTACACATATAAGAGCCAAGCAAATGGAGTTAACTACTGCTCTGCATATTAAAGAGAAGCATTTTGAATAATAAATCTGTATCCTTTGTTGTTATCTCCACTTCTCTACCTTCGTTCCccctgtttttttttatgttggcatGCCCCTTTAGAATAGgcagtttttgttgttttcatttagaTTGTTAGTTAACTAGAGACCCAAGCCATATCACttatgttttgggttgtttttttatccCCTCCAAAAAACACATTTGGAACTCAAGTACTTaagattggtttggttttgggcaTTTATTAGCAAAAATCAGATCTTGAACACTGGCAACTGCAGATTTATTTCCTGAGCCAGAAACATCAGACTATTTAGGTTAATAGGTACAAGGAATCAGTTCTTGTCCGTACAGCCGTCACTGGACATGAGGATGCATAGTCTCCTGTATATCGCTGTCTCTCCATGTAGGAACTGGTACACATACTCAAGCTCGCTTGAAGACCTGTTTACATACTTGATTCTCACAGCGAAGCTCctaccaaaaaacaaacaaaagcatagATGTACATAGTAATCAAAGGAACTGCTTCTAGAAGTGAACGTAGATCCTTTGCCATGACTGCTGAGCACCACTCTGCTGCCATGCTAAGTTATGCTTAATGTTCTGAATGTAGCTATACAAGACAGTGAAACAAATTGTTCCAGCTAAACTAAAAACAGTGCAGAATGTGCTTACTACGTGCAAATACTACAGACCTAGAAGATTTGTGCACACCACAACCACATTATAGATGTTATTTTTGTCAGAGAGACAGAATTAACAGAAAACTGAACTAGATACCAAGTGGAGGTCATCTCCTTCAAGCCAGTGAGTCCAGCCCCTGTTCTTCTTCTCACCAGTCTGGACACAGACAAGTTTGTCATTTTCCCAGGTAACTAGGCTCTgtggaagaggaaataaaagtgtTTCTGTATGCCTTTATCTCAGCACTGCAATATACTTGTAGACAATGTCCTTTTTTCCTGGATAAAAGGGGATCTAAATATGACTACTGAGGGAAAGTGGAACTATCTTTAACTCAGGCTCCTACCTCTGCATTGCATTACAAATAGCATTCTTGAAACAATTCCAGCTCATTGATCATAGCATCTTAATTTTGTCACAGAATCTCCATTTCATCTATCTATTCAGTCTTACCTTGCATTTTCTGTTATCCAGGCCTTTATTATCTTCTTCAAACTCTTCTCCAATTTTGAATTGAAGCGAATAATCTCTGAATGTGCTAGTGGTATGGATATGAAATGAATCACCATCTTGTTTGATCACTTTCTGAGGCTTCAGCATTTTTGCTATCTTGCGTGTTGCAAAGTCAATACCttggacaggagaaaaaaaggtcaGAGTTGTATTTGTCACCAGCCATTTTGACAGCCAGGACTTACCTTTATTACTACTAGAATAATTTCTTAGATAGTTTGACCTTACTGCTATGcaaggttttgttgtttggtttgttgggtggttatgtggggctttttttttttttttttttaaagctgtatgttACACAGATCAAGTCATTTCTTGTACATTTTACTCTTTGGTAACCAGTTTACT
Coding sequences:
- the RBP7 gene encoding retinoid-binding protein 7, with protein sequence MPVDFSGTWNLVSNDNFEGYMVALGIDFATRKIAKMLKPQKVIKQDGDSFHIHTTSTFRDYSLQFKIGEEFEEDNKGLDNRKCKSLVTWENDKLVCVQTGEKKNRGWTHWLEGDDLHLELRCENQVCKQVFKRA